GTGAGCTCGGAAGCGCTGAAGGGAAGCAAACAACCTCCggcctctggggaaggaaccGTGAAGCGCTGGAGGGAAACCAAAGGGCCTCttctggggatgggtgggggtgaGACCCacgtgaggaggaagaaagagaaaagagcctgGGCCTTCAATGGAATCCCGACAGATCCAAGGCAGGCACCTCTGGGCCGGCACTCATGCACGACGCTGACTCGGCGCTCAGCGATGTGAGGCCGGATCCAGGCTCTGACGGGAAGGGCAGATGAAGGCCCTGGGTCACTTCCCGCGGGCAGTGGACGGACCTCTGAGGGGCTAGGACGGCTTCTGTCCCGGGCACCCACCAGCCCTGGAGACCAGCTATCCAGGAGGCTCTCAACAGACTGCCAACGCCGCACTTGCCTCTTGATGGTCCTTAGGACTTGGGGGATTGTGAGCTGTGCTGAGAAACGGACAGGACCTGGGCTGCTCCCTACTTGCTAAGTACCGGCCTGATGCTTCATGTACATTTTCTTGAATTCCTGAAGTAATTTTCAACTTAGGGCTCAAATTCCCGCTGCAGGGTTCAGGAACTCAAGACCGAGATGGCTGAAAGTCAAGTCAGCGCCTGGTACCTCCCAGAAGAGACACTGAAGATCAGCGTCCAGGCACGTAGCTTCGCTGGGGAGGGCAGATGCCAGTGGCCGGAGGGCGGGAAAGCGACGCAGGCAAGACGCACTGTCATTCCAGGGTCCCAGCTTGCACGGGAAGCTTATACCCTAGAGCGAGATCAGAAAGGACGTAATACACTCATTGGGATTCTCCTAATTCAGCGACAAGGGAGCTGGCATCTCTACAAACCGGCTCTCCAGAAGCACTGGTTGAGCATTTCTCTCGGTGTGGCATGCACTGGCAGCGTGCCATCCTGCTGCGCCATGAAAACGGCCACGAGGCCCAGAGATGCGGATCTGCTGGGTAGAAGTTGTCCCGAGCGCAGGAAGATGCGAGATACACGGCTGGCATATTGAAGGCGCCATCCCCAGTCTACGGTCTTCTGGTCTCAGACCCAGTATTTCCTTCTTCATCACGGTGGACAGGCACACATTTATAtaagaggaagacacaggaggaagaggaaggaagagcggaggaggagggaggcagggagacagggaggtagACGGACGCaggcaagaagggaggaagagaaaacgaGAACTGTATACCCACTGACGCTGGGGAACAGGCTTGGCGGGTTAACAAGGAGAGGACGAGAGTCTCCAACTCTTCCCGTTATCCCCCGAACTGCCCCACTTGTGTCTCGGCCGGTCCCACGCCATGGAAAAGCCCTCTGCTTTGCTGCGTGACGCGGGACTGCTGTCTCTCAGGAAGTTCGGTGACTGCTGCTTGCTTCGTCTGGGTGTCCTGAGGCTGTTTCTATCGCCCCGCTTGATTCTGCCTTCACAGACGGAGGAGATGAACTCGCATATCCTGCAGCCCAGAGTCTTTGATCGCACTGGGATatgcagctggggggtgggggctccaaGAGACAGATGCCTGTGGGAGTCTGGAATCAGGCTTGGTGGGGAAACCGACTTGGGCTCAGGCATGACTTCGGCTCATCGCTAGGCATGTTGCCACTTCCTCACGAGGCATGCCGCCAGTCTACATGCAAGCCAGGGACCAGCGCCGGGGAAGGACCGCCAAGCCGACTCGCCAACCTCTTCCCAGGCCAGTGGGACTTGTAACACACGATGAAATTCATAGAGCACGAACGCAGATGCTGATGTGGCCACCTTGTTTTCATCTGAAATGTTTCCACGAGTTATCCCCAATTAAGAAACACGTTAAGCACTTATTTGCTAAAGATTCCTAACATTACGGGGAAAAaaacttcctcttcttccattCCCGCATCATCAGGAAAACGATGTCAACAATGGGCAAGGAAGTCATGCCCATTGGTCCAAATGTGGGGACCCGGTGCATAAAATCCCCACAGGAGGACGAGACAAATGAATCTGAGAAACTCACCTGGGAACAGAAGCTCCCCCTCCACCTGTGACACCATGACCGAAtcgtgctgctccccttgctgccAGCCAACgtgctgcaggaccacctgctgcaggaccacctgctgccagCCCAGCTGCTGCGGGTGCGGTGGTGGCTGTGGACAAGGCGGCTGCGGGTCCAGCTGCTGTGGGTCCTGCTGCTGCCAGCCTTGCTGCTGCCGCCCAACTTGCTGCcagaccacctgctgcaggaccacctgctgccggCCCAGCTGCTGCGGgtgcggcggcggctgcgggtcCAGCTGCTGTGGGTCCTTCTGCTGCCAGCCTTGCTGCTGCCGCCCAACTTGCTGCcagaccacctgctgcaggaccacctgctgccggCCCAGCTGCTGTGTGTCCAGCTGCTGTCAGCCCAGCTGCTGTGGGTCCAGCGGCTGCGGACAAACTTGCTGTGGCTCCAGTTGCTGTCAGCCAGCCTGCTGTACTTCTGTGTACTGCACGAGGACCTGCTACCACCCcacctgttgctgcttgcctggatGCCTCGCCCAGGGCTGTGGATCCAGCTGCTGCTAGCCTGCTTGCCAGCCAAAGCGCCGCCATAACGCCTGCTGGAGGACCACCACAGACCCACGGTGGCTGCGGCCACCCCTGCTGCGTGTCCGGCGGCTACCACACTTCCTCCTGACAACGGCCTCACCAACAACCCACAATGGCACACAGCACCGATTGGCCAGCGGGGAAACGGACACTGACAAACGTTGCCCAAACCCAGCATGCAGTCGCCAACATTTCCGCTACTCACCTGCCTGTTCAAAGCCTTGGGAATCGGCTGGAGGAAGTGTGGACCACTTCTCctgattctcttcttcctcaggtCTTGGGAGTCCCCTGCCAGCGTCATGCATGCGGACATGGAGTCAACATCTCTGCCTTGACTCCACAGTCAAGATGGTCATCCTGCCTGACGACCTTGGAGAAATAAAGCCCCTCACACCTGGTAGAAATGCATTCTTTTGCAACTCTTGGTGTCTGCGCAAGAGGGTTTCCTTCTCGGTGCATTCATGGTCCTTGGATGCTGATTTCTTCCTGTCGGGACCCTTCTGCATGTCTCCCTAGACACAGGGACTCTCACATGAGTGTCTTAATAAACCCAGTACCGATCTGCATACCATAACGCTGTCCGTGTCCCCGTACGGCATGCGCGACCTAATGGTTTCTGTACAGGTCACAGCCCACATGCTCTAATTACCCGTTTGGAGACTCCTAGCCTGCCGCCACAAATTCCTATCTCCATGTGAGGATGAGGGAATCTAGGGACGTTCTGTCCCAGAGCTGAGCTGACAGGGAAGCACTCAGGCGCCCGGCTACGTCTCCGGCCCTTGCTCAAGGGCGCTCACATACCCACGAGCAGGCGAGTTAGGCAACAGCCTAGGCCAGAGCACCAGCAAGATGCTGGTCCGAAGGTCTTTGAGGCCCGCGGAAGTCCTCTTGTCCTGTAGATGCGGGTGATATCTGGGACAAAGTGGTAGACAGCCGAGTGGCACCACGCAGGGACCTCCAGCCCAGTATCAGGGCAGCGGCCTTGCCCTTTAGAGCTCCTGGGAACACGGGGGCACTTTCGCGGTGGTCGGCACCAGCCTGCCCAACGTGCACTCCTCCCGCTCAGAGACAGGAGAGCCTGCGGAGGGCCTCCT
This region of Mustela lutreola isolate mMusLut2 chromosome 15, mMusLut2.pri, whole genome shotgun sequence genomic DNA includes:
- the LOC131816493 gene encoding keratin-associated protein 9-8-like, which produces MTESCCSPCCQPTCCRTTCCRTTCCQPSCCGCGGGCGQGGCGSSCCGSCCCQPCCCRPTCCQTTCCRTTCCRPSCCGCGGGCGSSCCGSFCCQPCCCRPTCCQTTCCRTTCCRPSCCVSSCCQPSCCGSSGCGQTCCGSSCCQPACCTSVYCTRTCYHPTCCCLPGCLAQGCGSSCC